A region from the Pseudopipra pipra isolate bDixPip1 chromosome 8, bDixPip1.hap1, whole genome shotgun sequence genome encodes:
- the DNMBP gene encoding dynamin-binding protein isoform X7: MTLLSSQTPSLETSWAATESAEQRMLEKRSKVIEELLQTERDYIRDLEMCVERIMVPLQQAQMQNIDFEALFGNIHMVISFSKQLLSTLEASDAIGPVFLAQRAELESVYRVYCQNHDEAIALLETYEKDEKMQKLLLDLLDSLRSLYSEWGCTNYINLGSFLIKPVQRVMRYPLLLMELLSATPEAHPDKAPLTAAVLAVKEINVNINEYKRRKDLVLKYRKGDEDSLMEKISKLNFHSIIKKSNRVSSHLKHLTGFAPQLKDEAFEEMEKNFRMQERLIKSFIRDLSLYLQHVRESACMKALAAGSMWDLCTEKASGDLDQFQKVNRLISDQLFSNFKERTERLVSSPLNQLLSMFAGPHKLVQKRFDKLLDFHNCTERAEKLKDKRTLEELQSARNNYEALNAQLLDELPKFLRFAKELFASCVRGYAEAHCDFVRLALEELRPLLSLLKVSGREGNLIAVFQDEHSRVLQQLQAFTFFPESQAAPKKTFERKSMERQSARRQPLGSLPTYFLQSDDVRAALLARYPPESLFQAERNFNAAQDLDVSLLEGDIVGVIKKKDPMGSQNRWLIDNGVTKGFVYSSFLKPYNPRRSQSDVSVGSHSSNESEHSNSSPHSNTTLTFSSSGVAVTFTQKPLQDSASPADTYQSGQPPLEMDSPSLPQLGCGDRTAPLEAGTVMSQCRYSRPELGCSPSSRNGHLTKAHLRPTPSVEDRDSGLESSESEGNQVYYALYTFKGRNTNELSVSANQRLKILQFEDITGNQEWWLAEAHGKQGYVPSSYIRKTEYT, encoded by the exons ATGACTCTCCTGTCCTCCCAgacaccatccctggagacatcCTGGGCTGCCACTGAGAGTGCAGAGCAAAGGATGCTGGAGAAGAGGTCCAAGGTTATCGAGGAACTGCTCCAGACAGAGCGGGACTATATCAGAGACCTGGAGATGTGTGTGGAGAGAATCATGGTGCccctgcagcaggcacag ATGCAGAACATAGACTTTGAGGCCCTTTTTGGAAACATCCACATGGTGATTAGCTTCTCCAAGCAGCTGCTGTCCACCTTGGAGGCTTCAGATGCCATTG GGCCAGTGTTCCTGGCACAGCGTGCAGAGCTGGAGAGTGTCTACAGGGTATATTGCCAGAACCATGATGAGGCCATCGCACTGCTGGAAACCTATGAGAAGGATGAGAAGATGCAGAAACTACTCCTGGACCTATTGGATAGCCTCAG GAGCCTGTACAGTGAGTG GGGCTGCACAAACTACATTAACCTGGGCTCCTTCCTCATCAAGCCAGTGCAAAGGGTGATGCGGTACCCACTGCTGCTGATGGAGCTGCTGAGTGCCACTCCCGAGGCTCATCCTGATAAGGCACCACTCACAGCTGCTGTCCTTGCAGTCAAAGAAATCAATGTCAACATCAATGAATACAAGCGCCGGAAGGACCTGG TGCTAAAGTACAGGAAGGGGGATGAGGATAGCCTCATGGAGAAGATCTCCAAGCTCAACTTCCACTCTATCATCAAGAAATCCAACCGTGTGAGCAGCCACCTCAAGCATCTCACAGGCTTTGCACCCCAG CTGAAGGATGAAGCCTttgaagaaatggagaaaaatttcCGGATGCAGGAGCGGCTGATCAAGTCCTTCATCCGGGACCTTTCCCTGTACCTGCAGCATGTTCGG GAGTCTGCTTGTATGAAGGCACTGGCAGCAGGGAGCATGTGGGACTTGTGCACAGAGAAGGCGAGTGGGGACTTGGACCAGTTCCAGAAAGTGAATCGTCTCATCAGTGACCAACTCTTCTCCAACTTT AAAGAGCGGACGGAGCGGCTGGTGAGCTCACCCCTGAACCAGCTGCTGAGCATGTTTGCAGGGCCCCACAAGCTGGTGCAGAAACGGTTCGACAAGCTCCTTGACTTCCACAACTGCACGGAGAGAGCGGAGAAGCTGAAGGACAAGCGAaccctggaggagctgcagtcAGCCCGCAACAACTACGAGGCCCTCAatgcccagctgctggatgagctGCCCAAGTTCCTGCGCTTTGCCAAGGAGCTGTTTGCCAGCTGCGTGCGGGGCTACGCCGAGGCACACTGCGACTTCGTGCGCCTGGCCCTGGAAGAGCTGAGACCACTGCTGTCG TTGCTAAAGGTGtctggcagggaggggaaccTCATTGCCGTCTTCCAGGATGAGCACAGTCGagtcctccagcagctccaggcctTCACCTTCTTCCCAGAGTCCCAGGCAGCTCCCAAGAAGACTTTTGAAAGGAAGAGCATGGAGCGGCAGTCTGCCCGGCGGCAGCCCCTTGGCAGCTTG CCGACCTACTTCCTGCAGTCGGATGACGTCCGAGCTGCCCTCCTGGCCCGCTATCCCCCAGAGAGTCTCTTCCAGGCAGAGCGCAATTTCAATGCTGCCCAGGACCTGGATGTCTCACTGCTGGAAGGAGACATTGTGGGTGTCATCAAGAAGAAGGACCCCATGGGCAGCCAGAATCGCTGGCTCATAGATAATGGAG TGACAAAAGGGTTTGTGTACAGCTCCTTTCTGAAGCCCTACAACCCACGCCGCAGTCAGTCGGACGTCTCTGTCGGCAGCCACTCTTCCAATGAGTCGGAGCACAGCAACTCCTCTCCCCACAGCAACACCACACTGACCTTCAGCTCCAGCGGGGTGGCCGTCACCTTCACTCAGAAACCCCTGCAGGACTCTGCCTCCCCAGCAGACACATACCAGTCTGGGCAGCCCCCCTTGGAGATGGactccccctctctgccccagcTTGGGTGTGGTGACAGGACAGCCCCACTGGAGGCTGGTACGGTGATGTCTCAGTGCCGCTACAGCCGCCCCgagctgggctgcagccccagctctcgCAACGGGCACCTCACCAAAGCACATCTCAGGCCCACGCCCTCAGTGGAGGATAGAGACTCTGGATTGGAGAGCAGCGAGTCAGAGGGCAACCAG GTCTATTACGCTCTCTACACCTTCAAAGGCCGAAACACTAATGAGCTGAGTGTGTCAGCTAACCAGAGACTCAAGATCCTGCAGTTTGAGGACATCACAGGCAATCAGGAGTGGTGGCTGGCCGAGGCACACGGGAAGCAGGGCTATGTGCCCTCGAGTTACATCCGGAAGACAGAGTACACgtga
- the DNMBP gene encoding dynamin-binding protein isoform X4, which produces MKTEGAGPAWSRRWDRKPGGEAAAGVWTGPRRAAQLRALQAPRAGGGPAPRPGRAPAPGFAGDSTIVGARGPVRPFPWKCLGAAEWRPCSRPERGGRPPLSTWEPGAPLRVCSAPRSFLKPQKMTLLSSQTPSLETSWAATESAEQRMLEKRSKVIEELLQTERDYIRDLEMCVERIMVPLQQAQMQNIDFEALFGNIHMVISFSKQLLSTLEASDAIGPVFLAQRAELESVYRVYCQNHDEAIALLETYEKDEKMQKLLLDLLDSLRSLYSEWGCTNYINLGSFLIKPVQRVMRYPLLLMELLSATPEAHPDKAPLTAAVLAVKEINVNINEYKRRKDLVLKYRKGDEDSLMEKISKLNFHSIIKKSNRVSSHLKHLTGFAPQLKDEAFEEMEKNFRMQERLIKSFIRDLSLYLQHVRESACMKALAAGSMWDLCTEKASGDLDQFQKVNRLISDQLFSNFKERTERLVSSPLNQLLSMFAGPHKLVQKRFDKLLDFHNCTERAEKLKDKRTLEELQSARNNYEALNAQLLDELPKFLRFAKELFASCVRGYAEAHCDFVRLALEELRPLLSLLKVSGREGNLIAVFQDEHSRVLQQLQAFTFFPESQAAPKKTFERKSMERQSARRQPLGSLPTYFLQSDDVRAALLARYPPESLFQAERNFNAAQDLDVSLLEGDIVGVIKKKDPMGSQNRWLIDNGVTKGFVYSSFLKPYNPRRSQSDVSVGSHSSNESEHSNSSPHSNTTLTFSSSGVAVTFTQKPLQDSASPADTYQSGQPPLEMDSPSLPQLGCGDRTAPLEAGTVMSQCRYSRPELGCSPSSRNGHLTKAHLRPTPSVEDRDSGLESSESEGNQVYYALYTFKGRNTNELSVSANQRLKILQFEDITGNQEWWLAEAHGKQGYVPSSYIRKTEYT; this is translated from the exons ATGAAAACCGAGGGGGCTGGGCCGGCCTGGAGCCGCAGGTGGGACAGAAAACCAGGAGGAGAGGCGGCTGCGGGTGTGTGGACGGGGCCGAGGAGGGCGGCCCAGCTCCGGGCCCTGCAGGCAcccagggccgggggcggcccggccccgcgccctgGCCGCGCTCCAGCTCCGGGCTTTGCCGGCGACAGCACCATTGTGGGTGCCCGGGGCCCCGTGCGGCCATTCCCATGGAAATGCCTGGGGGCTGCGGAATGGAGACCCTGTTCCAGGCCTGAGAGAGGGGGGCGGCCGCCATTGTCCACCTGGGAACCGGGGGCTCCCCTCCGTGTCTGCTCAGCCCCGCGGAGCTTCCTGAAGCCGCAGA AGATGACTCTCCTGTCCTCCCAgacaccatccctggagacatcCTGGGCTGCCACTGAGAGTGCAGAGCAAAGGATGCTGGAGAAGAGGTCCAAGGTTATCGAGGAACTGCTCCAGACAGAGCGGGACTATATCAGAGACCTGGAGATGTGTGTGGAGAGAATCATGGTGCccctgcagcaggcacag ATGCAGAACATAGACTTTGAGGCCCTTTTTGGAAACATCCACATGGTGATTAGCTTCTCCAAGCAGCTGCTGTCCACCTTGGAGGCTTCAGATGCCATTG GGCCAGTGTTCCTGGCACAGCGTGCAGAGCTGGAGAGTGTCTACAGGGTATATTGCCAGAACCATGATGAGGCCATCGCACTGCTGGAAACCTATGAGAAGGATGAGAAGATGCAGAAACTACTCCTGGACCTATTGGATAGCCTCAG GAGCCTGTACAGTGAGTG GGGCTGCACAAACTACATTAACCTGGGCTCCTTCCTCATCAAGCCAGTGCAAAGGGTGATGCGGTACCCACTGCTGCTGATGGAGCTGCTGAGTGCCACTCCCGAGGCTCATCCTGATAAGGCACCACTCACAGCTGCTGTCCTTGCAGTCAAAGAAATCAATGTCAACATCAATGAATACAAGCGCCGGAAGGACCTGG TGCTAAAGTACAGGAAGGGGGATGAGGATAGCCTCATGGAGAAGATCTCCAAGCTCAACTTCCACTCTATCATCAAGAAATCCAACCGTGTGAGCAGCCACCTCAAGCATCTCACAGGCTTTGCACCCCAG CTGAAGGATGAAGCCTttgaagaaatggagaaaaatttcCGGATGCAGGAGCGGCTGATCAAGTCCTTCATCCGGGACCTTTCCCTGTACCTGCAGCATGTTCGG GAGTCTGCTTGTATGAAGGCACTGGCAGCAGGGAGCATGTGGGACTTGTGCACAGAGAAGGCGAGTGGGGACTTGGACCAGTTCCAGAAAGTGAATCGTCTCATCAGTGACCAACTCTTCTCCAACTTT AAAGAGCGGACGGAGCGGCTGGTGAGCTCACCCCTGAACCAGCTGCTGAGCATGTTTGCAGGGCCCCACAAGCTGGTGCAGAAACGGTTCGACAAGCTCCTTGACTTCCACAACTGCACGGAGAGAGCGGAGAAGCTGAAGGACAAGCGAaccctggaggagctgcagtcAGCCCGCAACAACTACGAGGCCCTCAatgcccagctgctggatgagctGCCCAAGTTCCTGCGCTTTGCCAAGGAGCTGTTTGCCAGCTGCGTGCGGGGCTACGCCGAGGCACACTGCGACTTCGTGCGCCTGGCCCTGGAAGAGCTGAGACCACTGCTGTCG TTGCTAAAGGTGtctggcagggaggggaaccTCATTGCCGTCTTCCAGGATGAGCACAGTCGagtcctccagcagctccaggcctTCACCTTCTTCCCAGAGTCCCAGGCAGCTCCCAAGAAGACTTTTGAAAGGAAGAGCATGGAGCGGCAGTCTGCCCGGCGGCAGCCCCTTGGCAGCTTG CCGACCTACTTCCTGCAGTCGGATGACGTCCGAGCTGCCCTCCTGGCCCGCTATCCCCCAGAGAGTCTCTTCCAGGCAGAGCGCAATTTCAATGCTGCCCAGGACCTGGATGTCTCACTGCTGGAAGGAGACATTGTGGGTGTCATCAAGAAGAAGGACCCCATGGGCAGCCAGAATCGCTGGCTCATAGATAATGGAG TGACAAAAGGGTTTGTGTACAGCTCCTTTCTGAAGCCCTACAACCCACGCCGCAGTCAGTCGGACGTCTCTGTCGGCAGCCACTCTTCCAATGAGTCGGAGCACAGCAACTCCTCTCCCCACAGCAACACCACACTGACCTTCAGCTCCAGCGGGGTGGCCGTCACCTTCACTCAGAAACCCCTGCAGGACTCTGCCTCCCCAGCAGACACATACCAGTCTGGGCAGCCCCCCTTGGAGATGGactccccctctctgccccagcTTGGGTGTGGTGACAGGACAGCCCCACTGGAGGCTGGTACGGTGATGTCTCAGTGCCGCTACAGCCGCCCCgagctgggctgcagccccagctctcgCAACGGGCACCTCACCAAAGCACATCTCAGGCCCACGCCCTCAGTGGAGGATAGAGACTCTGGATTGGAGAGCAGCGAGTCAGAGGGCAACCAG GTCTATTACGCTCTCTACACCTTCAAAGGCCGAAACACTAATGAGCTGAGTGTGTCAGCTAACCAGAGACTCAAGATCCTGCAGTTTGAGGACATCACAGGCAATCAGGAGTGGTGGCTGGCCGAGGCACACGGGAAGCAGGGCTATGTGCCCTCGAGTTACATCCGGAAGACAGAGTACACgtga